One Triplophysa dalaica isolate WHDGS20190420 chromosome 1, ASM1584641v1, whole genome shotgun sequence DNA segment encodes these proteins:
- the mrps11 gene encoding 28S ribosomal protein S11, mitochondrial produces MYRGLYSLLKGSCQTLVEPLNSKGGLIGGNVVRMLSCSAVRLQESDVEPVETKNPSAPVKRLKDLFPPLPGQESSLTWDSKKYEGLPIAHIKATYNNTHIQVTDSAGLYMVRTSCGSEGFKNVKKSTPVAAQTAGISAAAKAKAKGVTYVRVLVKGLGPGRLSAIKGLTMGGLEVVSITDNTPVPHNGCRPRKARRM; encoded by the exons atgtatcGTGGGTTATACAGTCTCTTAAAAGGGTCGTGTCAGACGCTTGTTGAGCCCCTGAATTCAAAGGGAGGACTGAT TGGAGGAAATGTAGTCCGTATGCTGTCATGCAGTGCCGTCCGATTACAAGAATCTGATGTCGAACCTGTGGAAACCAAGAACCCGTCAGCACCCGTCAAAAGATTAAAGGA tCTCTTTCCTCCATTGCCTGGTCAGGAGAGCTCGCTGACATGGGACAGCAAAAAATATGAAGGGTTACCGATCGCACACATAAAAGCTACGTACAACAA CACACACATTCAGGTGACAGACAGCGCAGGCCTGTACATGGTCCGAACCTCATGCGGCTCAGAAGGCTTCAAGAATGTGAAAAAATCCACCCCTGTTGCAGCACAGACTGCTGGGATTTCTGCTGCTGCG AAGGCAAAGGCGAAGGGGGTCACGTACGTTCGCGTGCTGGTGAAAGGACTCGGTCCAGGGCGCTTG TCGGCCATTAAAGGGTTAACCATGGGAGGACTGGAGGTTGTATCCATCACCGACAACACCCCGGTCCCACACAATGGCTGTCGCCCTCGCAAAGCGAGAAGGATGTGA